TGTTTATTAGCTCAACAACTTGTTTGGACTGAAACATCTCCCTCAAGATGCCCCTGGActcttccatccttccttttgcatagagccctttgaccaggctcataAATCCAACAAAATCTGGGACCATCTCCTTACAATGGTATTCATTAAAGAAGCCTAATGCAGCTTCAGTGTCACCTTTCATACAATGCCCACTAATAACTGCACCAAGTGTAAAAGCATCCGGATGTAGACAAAGCTTCTCAAAATGAGACATAAGCTCAAGCGCTTTTTCAGCTAAACCATAGTTACAGTAACCAGTTATCAGCATGTTGTAAACACGGGTAGTGGGTCTGATACCTTTGCTGGACATTTTCTGAAACAATTCATATGCATCATCTAAGAAACCTTCTCTGCACAAAGCACATATAAGTATAGTGTAAGTTATCATTGTTGGAGGAATGTTGCTTCTTTCTAAGTAATCAAAGAGCCTGAATGCTTCAGTAAAGCATCCGTGCTGGCACAAACCACTGAGAACAGAGTTGTGGATGATAATGGTTGGATGAATCCCTTCTATTTTCATGCTTTCACACAAGTCTAATGCCTTCTCAAGATAACCACCTTTGCAAAGGCCCTCCACTACTATAGAGTACATGGCAAGATCCACAGAAAACCCACTTTGTTCAGCTTCCTTGAGAAAATTATATGCATCCATAATTTCACCTTCTTTCTTTAGTGCAAAGACAGCTCCTCTTAGAACACTGATAGGAATGCTGCCGCTGTTCATGTTACTTGAAAACCGAATAGCTTCACCAACACCCTTCTTGCTGAGGTGACAAGACAGCATATTAATCATTCTAGGTTCATGCAGGCCATGAATCTTAATGAACTCACTTAACAATGGTTCTATGACCTGTTCATTTCCATTGCGGAGTAAGCTCTTGAGTAGCCTGTAGAATGTTTTGCTTGATACAGCAAAGGCTTGTGTTCTGAGTATCTTGTAAACATATAATGCTGCCTGGCAACAATCCCTGCTGCTTAAGAAATCAGAAGCATAATTGCAAACAGATGAAAACAAGTCCATTTCTAGTTCTTCCATCTTATGAATGAAATTTAGCACACCTTGTTCACCACCTTCTTTGAAATTTGCATGAATCAACTTCCTGTAAGTACAGGAATCAGGCCTTAGTTTTTTATGAATGAGATCATAGAACACTTGATCAGCAATGGtgacctttcctccattacatagTGCTCCGATCAGGCCATTGTGAACAACAGTACTGGAGAATGATGTATCTTTCCTGTACTCATCAAACAACTCAACTGCCCTGTCAAAATCCCCAAGTTTacacatcatgtttatgagtgtatGATAGGTGACGGTATTAGGGCTTAAGCCCATATCACGCATTCTATGAAACAAGCTGCAGGCATCATCCACCTTGTTGATCACAAATAATGCTTTGATAAGTACATTGCATGTGACAACGTCAAGTGCAATCCCACTACTCTCAAGCCTAGCCTTTATCGCCACAACACCGGTCGTATCCTCTTGCTTAATGTAACCGTGTAACAGCGTGCTATATGTGAAATTATCAGCAGTAACACCTTCAGACATTTCCACGGCCTTGGTAGTTTCACCAGCCTTACACAAACCATTTATTACTGCATTGTATGTCACTGTCCCAGCTTTTACCCCCTTGCCCTCCATCTCTCCAAGCAAAGAGATAGCCTTATCCAAATCCCCCCTTTTGCACAAACTATCGATTAAAATTGAATATACATACTCATCCACCACTACACCTGTCTGTTCAAGTTTCCTCACTATGGAAAAGGCATCCGCTAGCCTATTCCTCTTGCAGAAACCACCAACAAGTGATGTATAAGTGATCAAATTCGGCTTAGCACCCCGTCGCTCCATCTCATCTATGAACCCCTTCACTTTCTCCACGCTACCTTCTCTACACATCCCATCAATAACAATAGTGTAATTAACCACATCAGCTGCAACACCCTTGTCTAACATCAGCCGATGCTCCCGGAACCCTTCCATCAACAGGCCACTGCTCATGTATCCATGAACCAAGCTGCTATAGAACATCGCATCACCCACCATATCCTTCTGTTCCATCTCCCTTATCAGCTCAGCCACGTCACCAATTCTCCCCTGCCTCCCAAGCAAATTCACAACCGCAGTCAGTGTCACCAGGCCTGGCTCAAACCCTCTGACCTCCTTCCTCACTCTATCGTAGAACTCCAAGCCGGCCTCGACCTTGCTGGCCTTGGAGAAGCCAGAAATGATCACACTACAAACACGGTCGTCCACCTGACACCCCCTCGCTGTCATTATATCGAACACCTTGAGCGCCCCGGCCATGTCCCCACGCGCACACAACTCCGATATAATCACACCATAGGTGGACGGGGAAAGGACAGCTCCGTGATCCTCTACACCAGCGGAGAGCAGCTCCAGCGCAAGGCGAGGGTTGCCACGCTGGGCGCAGGCCCGGCGGAGCAGCGCGTCCCAGAGGCGACGGGATGAGGGGGGCGGCCCGGCGAGAGCGAGACGCCGAGCGGCGTCATGGGGGAGGTCGGAGTCGAGCAGCGCGGAGGCGGCAAGGAGGTGGGTGCGGGCGGTGGGGCGCAGGGAGTTGGCGAGCGCCTGAGAGGCGAGGGCGCCGACGAGACGATGcctgcggcggcggaggagcgcggcgAGAATTCGGTCCACATGCTGCTCGGTGATCGCGCGTCCGAGCTTAACGAGCGTCGGCAACGGTAGCGGTGGGGGTTCGCCGCCGGGGAAGCCCATGGCGGTCGGCGGTTGGCTGCTGCCGCGGTGTCAGTGCGAGTGGGGGGGAGGAGAGGAACGTTCAAGCGCCGCAGTGAAGCGGCATTTGGCGGTGTCGTTAGGGCTGGGCTGTATCCGAGCTCACTTGTATTTGAGACATGGTATAGGCCCATGAGCTTGGTTTACCAGATCTCTTTGGGCCTCATTTTCCAACAATGGGCCGACTCTAAGTAAATGGCCACAAAATTTAGCCAGTCCACCATGAGACAACTCCCGCATCTACTCGAGCAGAGGAGGAATTATGATGCAGCAGTCGCAGGCGACGGTGGCGGTGGccgcaccggcggcggcggcgcgcgcgcacgAGCCAGCGGGCGGCGACGCGCCGCCGAAGCAGGTGGCGCAGGCGATGGAGCGGCTGGGCCGCGCGGGCAGGATCATCGCGGACATCCGGCTCGGCGCGGACCGCCTCCTCGAGGCGCTCTTCGTCGCCGCCAGcgcgccgccggacagcgcccagcagCACATCGAGAGGAACGAGGAAGTCGTAGCTAAGGAGGAGGTCTCCATGCACCGCCACTTCGACGACCTCCGCGCCCTCGGCAGGTACTCGACTCCGCCCGCGCCCACTTTCTTCCATCTTGATCTGGGAGCTTCTTGTGAGCTCCCTTGGGTGGTTGTATCGTTTGGTTTGGGAAACAAGTTTCCGCTGGGATGGTTCCTGAAGCGTGTGGACAACAGCCACTATCCCATGTTCTGCCGGTATGCCTAGGGGAGACCGTATGCCTATGCCCTAAATCTAAGTCAGGACATTGTTGAGATAGTGGATATTAGTAGTACATGTTTAGATTATGTTGGGGAAATTGGTGCCCGTGATTCTGGCTAAGCTAATTTGAGTTGCGTAGCTGACTTTGCAAGAAAATTGTAACTCTTGAGGTAATTTGGTTAGACAGAGTTACTGTCAGCTAGATTCTGATCTTCTTTTGTTCTGCTTGGCCTAGTTTGTCCTCAACAAGGAACATATTTCGTGTAAAATATCCATGAGAAAATTTGATAGCTTCGAACAAATGTATTGAGAGGTTTAAAATGAGATTGCGCTCTGATTTTGACAGAATCTCAGTAATGTTCCTTGCTAAGCCCCTCAGGTAGTCAGGTCTATGTTTTGCTTAATCACTCGACTTTGATCTAGATGTTTTAGGTGTTTGTGGCCTTTTCTGGAGACATAGCGTGATCTATTAAATTGGGATAATTCTAATTCTGTATAACACATGTTTTATACCTGGCTGTTTTGTTTAACTGCTGTGGCTAGAACTAGCATTTAGCAGCTATTGCTTCAGTATGACCCACGGCCATAATTTTACGCTAGAAATTCTCCCTACAAACATATTTCATCAGAGCAACATTTATCTTGTTCAGCGAGCCCTGTAATATTTGTATTGGATAGGAAATTGTGAACAGTTTGATAGTCTGCTTTGTGGTACTGCCTGTACGGCGCATGAACAGCTGTAGCAATATAATCTACTTATCCACCTGCACATCAAAGATGTGCGAGTTGTCAATCTTTATGAAGCTGCGAAGTTACTTGTTAATTAATTATAGTTTTACATATATGAGTTAAGTTTTGAGAAAACACTGAAGTTACTAGATaaggctaataagccgtgtgatttgactTATGGGTGATGAAAGCTATAAAGGTATCTGGAACCAATGTGAATAAAGTTCAGCAGCATACTTGAAAGTTATGAGTTAGTCACACTATTCTCCTACTGAACTGAAGTAAACATTTATATTCATAAAGACATCATAGTTATGTGCATCCATACCAAAATTTCTTTGATTCTTTTGAACTTTTCAAGAGTAATCCCACATTTTTTTTCATTAACAGTTGGGGAATAGTCATTTAAAGGTTCAACTATATCCGAAGTATCATGTGTTCCTTTTTTAACATTTATTTTATGGTGATTaattcattttatttatttttttctgttaGCAAGGCAATTGGAAGAGTCCGGGGTTCTAAATGGGGCCCTTAAAGCTCGAGGAAATTCATGGGGCTTGCACATGCCACTTGTGTGCCCAGATGGTGCTGTTGTGGCCTATGCTTGGAAGCGTCAATTGGCAGGCCAAGCTGGTGCATCAGCTGTTGACAGAACTAGGTGAAATTCATTACTTCCATGATGTTTGCCTTACTCTTGATTTGCTATTGATGTGCAGCATTTTTTTCCGGGAAAATGTAGAAAAACGTCTGTCTCAATGTGTTCAGATTAAAAGAAGTATATGTACAAGCCTTAAGAAACCCACTGGGAACACAATGTCTGTGGAACCAAGAATGAGGTTACGATGTCACCCGAACTGTACTTATACTTTGATAGTGTTTAATAGATGATGGACACCTGGTCTCTACGCACTTTTGTGTTGTTTCCACATCCACCAAGAGGTGAGCTGGATCAGCAATCATGTACCACCGGAGGTGATACCATAGATCTTATCTAGGAGAGTGGCATGCGACACTTTCACCAACCATCAGTGCGctaaaagataaagaaatgtaagagtgtttagatcactactttagtgatctaaatgctcttatatttctttacaggggGAGTAACTGACAAGCCCACCTTGATGCTAGGCGACGCCCTGTCACCTAGCCAGTTTATCCCACCCAGGTGGGCCCCTAGCCTGCTTGCCTATTCAGCAATTAGGTGCTAGGCACTGTTTTACAGACCGACTAGCGCCTAACGCCTTGGTGAACATGGCCAACCATACAATCAATTGAATGTATATTCAATGTTTTTTGTATAGTGTTACTCTCTAAAATACGATGATAATTTCTGGATCTCtcactccctccctccctctatATGTGGTTATGCGCGCACTGATTTATGCCTAAATGGAGAAATTGCTCTCCCGATGTTATTTCTTACTTTTTTCATGCATACAATTTCTAGGTGCTATATACCTAAAAACTTGGGAGGAAGCTTTTGGTTTGGGATTCATCTTGTTTCAATGTTGTTTTCAGGTTAGCTCTCAAGGCCTTCACTGACCAGAAAAGAAGATTCTTTCCTCATCTAGAAGACGAAGTTCTTAACCATCTCCATGATGGTGAATCTGGTATTGCTAAAAGGCCAAGGATGCCTGCGGGCAATGGAGAGCTGGAAGAAAAAACTTTGTCCGAGATACTTAAGAATCTAGAAAATGAAGTACCCAACATGAAAATATCCACGTATCGTCGTTTAGATTGGTCAAAAAGAGCTTCAGCATTAGCATCTCTGATGGATGATGACTTTGTGGATCCATCTAAGGAGTTGAACCTGCAAAATATGGGAAAATCGAGACCTGGTTCTGTGACGACTCCGATAGATCAGGTTGCAGTAATTGAGTTGCTGGTTCCTTCAATATTTAGAGTTGTAGTGTCATTGCATCCTGCAGGATCTGTTGATCCTGATGCTGTGGCATTCTTCTCTCCAACTGAGGTAAGAATGTCTTCCAAAAGCTGACTTCATTCATGATTCATCACAATTTTGAACTTTGCATAAGCAGACAAGCACTGGTGCAAAAAGTGTGTGTTCACTACCGTCTCCAGTCCAGAAATAACTTATGTATTGGACTTGGACAGAGTCTTAAGATATAACTTTAACCACAAACTTTTACTATAGTACAGGCATAAAACCCAAGAAAGATGTAATATTTTGGAAATACTTTCCGAGACAAATATGTACATATTATTTTTCAAGTTTCCGATATATGTTAAATGGTTTGGCAGTCAAAGTTATAAATTTTTGACCGAAGGTATGTCCAAAACACCGCTTCTTTGTGAACTGGAACGAGTACCCAATACCATATAAGTAGTTGCTTATGTAGCAAGATCACTTTCTGTGTCTTAGCATGTTCCCATTGATACACTTAATAGGCAAAGTGAGCATTCTTGTTGATAATGAGTGGGCAAGATATTATTTCTGACAGATGCAGTTATCCTCTGTTAGGGAGGAAGCTACCTTCATGCGAGAGGCTTGTCGGTGCATCACGTCTTTAAGCATGTGACGGTAAATGCTTCTTTTATGATCTTTGAGCTGATTATTTGTTCCCATA
The Triticum dicoccoides isolate Atlit2015 ecotype Zavitan chromosome 3A, WEW_v2.0, whole genome shotgun sequence genome window above contains:
- the LOC119267914 gene encoding mediator of RNA polymerase II transcription subunit 27-like, with protein sequence MMQQSQATVAVAAPAAAARAHEPAGGDAPPKQVAQAMERLGRAGRIIADIRLGADRLLEALFVAASAPPDSAQQHIERNEEVVAKEEVSMHRHFDDLRALGRQLEESGVLNGALKARGNSWGLHMPLVCPDGAVVAYAWKRQLAGQAGASAVDRTRLALKAFTDQKRRFFPHLEDEVLNHLHDGESGIAKRPRMPAGNGELEEKTLSEILKNLENEVPNMKISTYRRLDWSKRASALASLMDDDFVDPSKELNLQNMGKSRPGSVTTPIDQVAVIELLVPSIFRVVVSLHPAGSVDPDAVAFFSPTEGGSYLHARGLSVHHVFKHVTEHADKALQYFISVEPSKALSILLRWIADYQTLFTKLCSKCRRLLLMDKSLALLLPPVHRPYHQISSIGSDHQEAYHIGCSSYDA
- the LOC119267912 gene encoding pentatricopeptide repeat-containing protein At5g57250, mitochondrial-like gives rise to the protein MGFPGGEPPPLPLPTLVKLGRAITEQHVDRILAALLRRRRHRLVGALASQALANSLRPTARTHLLAASALLDSDLPHDAARRLALAGPPPSSRRLWDALLRRACAQRGNPRLALELLSAGVEDHGAVLSPSTYGVIISELCARGDMAGALKVFDIMTARGCQVDDRVCSVIISGFSKASKVEAGLEFYDRVRKEVRGFEPGLVTLTAVVNLLGRQGRIGDVAELIREMEQKDMVGDAMFYSSLVHGYMSSGLLMEGFREHRLMLDKGVAADVVNYTIVIDGMCREGSVEKVKGFIDEMERRGAKPNLITYTSLVGGFCKRNRLADAFSIVRKLEQTGVVVDEYVYSILIDSLCKRGDLDKAISLLGEMEGKGVKAGTVTYNAVINGLCKAGETTKAVEMSEGVTADNFTYSTLLHGYIKQEDTTGVVAIKARLESSGIALDVVTCNVLIKALFVINKVDDACSLFHRMRDMGLSPNTVTYHTLINMMCKLGDFDRAVELFDEYRKDTSFSSTVVHNGLIGALCNGGKVTIADQVFYDLIHKKLRPDSCTYRKLIHANFKEGGEQGVLNFIHKMEELEMDLFSSVCNYASDFLSSRDCCQAALYVYKILRTQAFAVSSKTFYRLLKSLLRNGNEQVIEPLLSEFIKIHGLHEPRMINMLSCHLSKKGVGEAIRFSSNMNSGSIPISVLRGAVFALKKEGEIMDAYNFLKEAEQSGFSVDLAMYSIVVEGLCKGGYLEKALDLCESMKIEGIHPTIIIHNSVLSGLCQHGCFTEAFRLFDYLERSNIPPTMITYTILICALCREGFLDDAYELFQKMSSKGIRPTTRVYNMLITGYCNYGLAEKALELMSHFEKLCLHPDAFTLGAVISGHCMKGDTEAALGFFNEYHCKEMVPDFVGFMSLVKGLYAKGRMEESRGILREMFQSKQVVELINNVGYEVETESLVALLSSACEEGKIDEVVTILSEVRLMSVSSSDSNISNTLGQFKKLQRTDDACDPRTDSEQVLSTADFDVSSNCLHGSSRGTLQPMTERTDSLCTTTDNTDIDNGNLLGKSFYDDFDTYYPAIASLCSKGELVKANKAIEAMIQNSG